Proteins encoded together in one Lathyrus oleraceus cultivar Zhongwan6 chromosome 5, CAAS_Psat_ZW6_1.0, whole genome shotgun sequence window:
- the LOC127084483 gene encoding putative receptor protein kinase ZmPK1 yields the protein MMKMTHSPIFFTLLILLFHLPHSSSFSLSVENHEENAIVSPKGTFTAGFYPIGENAYSFAIWFTQNHKKLNNNATIVWMANRDQPVNGKRSTLSLLKTGNLVLTDAGQFNVWSTNTNSSKQLKLFLYDTGNLILREHNINGFILWQSFDFPTDTLLPDQSFTGYMNLVSSKSSTNYSSGSYKLLFDNDNLLRLLYDGPRGSSAYWPDPLLLTWQDARSTYNSSRVATLNRWGNFSSSDDFNFKTSDYGTMLQRRVILDFDGNVRVYSRKHGQEKWSVSAQFHQQPCQIHGICGPNSTCSYDPRTGRKCSCLPGYNMVNNQDWSQGCKPSFQFSCNNETKYGFKFLPHVEFYNYDYGFHKNFTYKQCKYLCLRLCECIAFQFRYVKNKGLYNCYPKMQLLNGRRSTRFKGSLYLRLPKQNIVFPSEYDDNLICSRNNEVKHMGRSYINEKENGSLKFMLWFASGLGGIEVLCIFLVGCILFKNSKKSSAGNHGYVLAAATGFRKFSYSELKQATKGFTQEIGKGAGGIVYKGVLSDNRVAAIKRLHEANQEESESEFLAEVNIIGRLNHMNLIGMWGYCAEGKHRLLVYEYMEKGTLADNLLSNELDWSKRYNIVMGTAKGLAYLHEECLEWILHCDIKPQNILVDSDYQPKVADFGLSKILNRDGRDNSKFSRIRGTRGYMAPEWVFNLQITSKVDVYSYGVVVLEMITGKSPTTKIQIKEELCHERLITWVREKRRKGLEVGCWVEQIVDPKLGSSYDVEKMETLANMALDCVADEKNVRPTMSQVVERLLSNEHSY from the coding sequence ATGATGAAAATGACTCATTCACCAATCTTCTTCACACTTCTCATCTTACTCTTCCATCTTCCACATTCATCATCCTTTTCCCTCTCAGTGGAGAATCATGAAGAAAACGCTATAGTCTCTCCCAAAGGCACATTCACCGCAGGTTTTTATCCTATAGGTGAAAACGCTTATTCCTTTGCCATATGGTTCACTCAAAACCATAAAAAGCTTAACAACAATGCCACCATTGTTTGGATGGCAAACCGTGACCAACCAGTTAACGGTAAACGTTCAACACTCTCCCTTCTCAAAACAGGCAACCTCGTACTAACCGATGCAGGACAGTTCAATGTTTGGTCCACAAACACTAACTCGTCCAAACAACTTAAGTTGTTTTTGTACGATACGGGAAATCTCATTCTCAGAGAACATAACATCAATGGTTTCATTTTGTGGCAAAGCTTTGATTTTCCAACTGATACCCTCCTTCCAGATCAAAGTTTCACAGGGTACATGAACCTTGTTTCTTCCAAAAGCAGCACCAACTATTCCTCTGGCTCATACAAGCTTTTGTTCGACAACGATAATCTTCTCCGTCTTCTCTATGATGGCCCTCGAGGCTCAAGCGCGTATTGGCCAGATCCCTTGCTTCTAACTTGGCAAGATGCTAGATCCACGTACAACAGTAGTAGGGTAGCAACATTAAATCGTTGGGGAAACTTCAGTTCTTCAGATGATTTCAATTTCAAAACAAGTGATTATGGAACAATGCTGCAACGAAGGGTGATCCTTGATTTTGATGGAAATGTTCGTGTTTATAGCAGAAAACATGGGCAAGAGAAGTGGTCGGTATCAGCGCAATTCCACCAACAACCTTGTCAAATACACGGGATTTGTGGACCTAATAGCACTTGCAGTTATGATCCAAGAACTGGTAGAAAATGTTCGTGTCTTCCGGGTTATAACATGGTCAATAACCAAGACTGGTCTCAAGGGTGCAAACCCAGCTTCCAATTTTCATGCAACAACGAGACAAAATATGGTTTCAAATTCTTACCTCATGTTGAATTTTACAACTACGACTATGGATTCCATAAAAATTTCACCTATAAACAATGTAAGTATTTGTGCTTACGATTGTGCGAATGCATAGCCTTCCAATTTCGTTACGTGAAGAACAAGGGTTTATATAATTGCTACCCAAAGATGCAGTTACTAAACGGTCGTCGGTCCACAAGGTTTAAAGGTTCACTTTATTTGCGATTGCCAAAACAGAATATTGTTTTTCCGAGTGAATATGATGATAACTTGATTTGTTCGAGAAATAATGAAGTTAAACACATGGGAAGATCATACATCAATGAAAAGGAAAATGGATCACTGAAGTTCATGCTTTGGTTTGCAAGTGGGTTGGGTGGAATTGAGGTGTTATGCATCTTTCTTGTAGGGTGTATCTTATTTAAGAATAGCAAGAAATCTAGTGCCGGAAATCATGGGTATGTTCTAGCTGCAGCAACAGGGTTTAGGAAATTCAGTTATTCAGAACTGAAACAAGCTACAAAAGGTTTTACTCAAGAGATTGGAAAGGGTGCTGGAGGAATTGTTTATAAGGGTGTTTTATCTGATAATCGAGTTGCTGCGATAAAGCGTTTgcatgaagcaaatcaagaagAGAGTGAGAGTGAGTTTCTTGCTGAAGTTAACATCATTGGAAGGCTTAACCACATGAATTTGATTGGAATGTGGGGTTATTGTGCAGAGGGAAAACATAGGTTGCTGGTTTATGAGTACATGGAAAAGGGTACTTTAGCTGATAATCTCTTATCAAATGAACTTGATTGGAGTAAAAGGTATAACATAGTTATGGGAACTGCAAAGGGTCTTGCTTATTTACATGAAGAGTGTTTGGAGTGGATTTTGCATTGTGATATAAAGCCACAAAACATTCTTGTTGACTCTGATTACCAACCTAAGGTAGCCGATTTTGGTTTGTCTAAGATATTGAATAGGGATGGGCGTGATAATTCAAAATTTTCAAGGATAAGAGGTACAAGAGGTTACATGGCACCAGAATGGGTTTTCAACTTGCAGATCACTTCTAAGGTTGATGTTTATAGCTATGGAGTTGTGGTGTTGGAGATGATTACTGGAAAGAGTCCAACAACAAAAATACAAATCAAAGAAGAGTTGTGTCATGAGAGATTGATAACATGGGTTAGGGAAAAAAGGAGAAAAGGATTAGAAGTTGGTTGTTGGGTAGAACAAATTGTTGATCCTAAATTGGGTTCAAGTTACGATGTTGAGAAAATGGAGACTTTGGCAAATATGGCTTTGGATTGTGTAGCAGATGAGAAAAATGTTAGACCCACCATGAGTCAAGTTGTTGAGAGACTATTAAGTAATGAGCATAGTTATTGA
- the LOC127084482 gene encoding putative receptor protein kinase ZmPK1, protein MHRSSSLKLPTMSSLPSQIFIILLIILFHFHHSSSFSLSVENPEQNFILSPNNTFTAGFYPVGENAYSFAIWFTQTQKHLNSNNNSATVVWMANRNQPVNGKRSTLSILKTGNLVLTDAAQSNVWSTDTASSKPLQLLLHDTGNLVLQELNTDTNCSSNNILWQSFDSPTDTLLPDQTLTRFTCLVSSRSENNHSSGFYKLFFDNDNILRLLYEGPRVSSVFWPDPWATSNGAAGSGSRSTYNSSRIASLDSFGNFSSSDNFIFITSDYGTLLQRRLTLDHDGNVRIYSRKDEKQSWFVSGQFKQRPCFIHGICGPNSTCSNDPMNGRKCSCLPAYVWIDDQDSSQGCRPNFTLSCSNKTHHELRFLPLPHVDFYGYDYGFYENKTYKECEDLCSHLRSCAGFQYTFLFTAEKGGYYLCFPKIQLLNGHRSQNFEALFYLKLPKSSHFVHGIKYQQNRMGMNCSRIRVVKLERGYIKEKENGSLKFMLWFASGLGGVELLGFFLVCFFLFRGSKDCGEHNNVYVLAAGGFRKFSYSELKQATEDFSQEIGRGAGGSVYKGVLSDNRVAAIKRLHEANQGESEREFLAEVSIIGRLNHMNLIEMWGYCAEGKHRLLVYEYMEKGTLADNLSSNKLDWGKRYNIAIGTAKGLAYLHEKCLEWILHCDIKPQNILIDSDYQPKVADFGLSKLLNRGDLDDSKFSRIRGTRGYMAPEWVFNLQITSKVDVYSYGVVVLEMITGKSPITGIQIKEELCHERLVTWVREKKRKGSEVGCWVEQIVDPTMESSYDVEKMETLANVALDCVGEDKDVRPTMSQVVERLLSHDS, encoded by the coding sequence ATGCACCGATCTTCTTCCCTCAAGCTACCAACAATGTCTTCTTTACCATCACAAATCTTCATCATACTCCTCATCATCCTCTTCCATTTCCACCACTCCTCTTCATTCTCCCTCTCAGTAGAAAACCCTGAACAAAACTTCATACTCTCACCGAACAACACTTTCACTGCAGGCTTCTACCCCGTAGGTGAAAATGCATATTCCTTCGCAATATGGTTCACCCAAACACAGAAACACCTTAATAGCAATAACAACAGCGCCACAGTTGTTTGGATGGCAAATCGCAACCAACCCGTCAATGGAAAACGCTCAACACTTTCTATTCTCAAAACCGGCAACCTCGTCTTAACCGATGCAGCTCAATCCAATGTTTGGTCTACAGATACCGCCTCATCAAAACCACTCCAATTACTCTTACATGACACCGGTAACCTCGTTCTTCAAGAACTAAACACAGACACAAACTGTTCCAGCAATAATATTTTATGGCAAAGCTTCGATTCTCCAACGGATACACTTCTACCAGACCAAACTCTAACGAGATTCACCTGCCTCGTTTCATCAAGAAGCGAAAATAATCACTCATCTGGTTTCTACAAACTCTTCTTCGACAATGACAACATTCTTCGCCTTCTTTATGAAGGTCCAAGAGTTTCAAGCGTCTTTTGGCCAGATCCTTGGGCTACAAGCAACGGTGCTGCTGGTAGTGGTAGCAGATCAACTTACAACAGTAGCAGAATCGCTTCTTTGGATTCATTTGGTAACTTTAGTTCTTCTGATAATTTCATTTTCATTACTTCTGATTATGGAACATTGTTGCAACGTAGACTTACACTTGACCATGATGGTAACGTTCGCATTTATAGCAGAAAAGATGAGAAACAAAGTTGGTTTGTTTCCGGCCAATTTAAGCAACGGCCATGTTTCATTCATGGGATTTGTGGACCGAATAGTACTTGTAGTAATGATCCAATGAATGGTAGAAAGTGTTCTTGTTTACCTGCTTATGTTTGGATTGATGATCAAGATAGCTCTCAAGGTTGCAGACCCAATTTTACACTTTCATGCAGTAATAAGACTCATCATGAGTTAAGGTTTTTGCCTTTACCTCATGTAGATTTTTATGGATATGATTATGGCTTTTATGAGAATAAAACTTACAAAGAATGCGAGGATCTGTGTTCACACTTGCGTAGTTGTGCTGGATTTCAGTATACTTTTCTCTTTACAGCTGAAAAGGGTGGTTATTATTTGTGTTTTCCCAAGATTCAGTTACTTAACGGCCATCGTTCACAGAATTTTGAAGCCTTATTCTACTTGAAATTGCCAAAAAGTAGTCATTTTGTCCATGGGATTAAGTATCAACAAAATAGGATGGGAATGAATTGTTCAAGGATCAGAGTGGTAAAGCTTGAGAGAGGATACATAAAAGAGAAAGAAAATGGTTCTTTGAAGTTCATGCTTTGGTTTGCTAGTGGTTTAGGAGGAGTTGAACTCTTGGGATTTTTTCTGGTGTGCTTTTTCTTGTTTAGGGGTAGCAAAGATTGTGGCGAACATAATAACGTGTATGTTTTAGCAGCTGGAGGGTTTAGGAAATTCAGTTACTCTGAATTGAAACAAGCTACAGAAGATTTTAGTCAAGAGATTGGTAGAGGTGCTGGCGGATCTGTGTATAAGGGTGTTTTATCCGATAATCGAGTCGCTGCAATAAAGCGTCTGCATGAAGCAAATCAAGGAGAGAGTGAGAGGGAGTTTCTTGCTGAAGTTAGCATCATTGGAAGGCTTAACCACATGAACTTGATTGAAATGTGGGGTTATTGTGCAGAGGGAAAGCATAGGTTGTTGGTTTATGAGTACATGGAAAAGGGTACTTTAGCTGATAATCTCTCATCAAATAAACTTGATTGGGGTAAAAGGTATAACATAGCTATAGGAACTGCAAAGGGTCTTGCTTATTTACATGAAAAATGTTTGGAGTGGATTTTGCATTGTGATATAAAGCCACAAAACATACTTATTGACTCTGATTACCAACCCAAAGTAGCAGATTTTGGGTTGTCTAAGCTATTGAATAGGGGTGACCTTGATGATTCAAAATTCTCAAGGATAAGAGGGACAAGAGGTTACATGGCGCCTGAATGGGTTTTCAACTTGCAAATCACTTCTAAGGTTGATGTTTATAGCTATGGAGTTGTGGTGTTGGAGATGATTACCGGAAAGAGTCCAATAACAGGTATACAAATCAAAGAAGAGCTGTGTCATGAGAGGTTGGTAACATGGGTTAGggaaaaaaagagaaaaggatCAGAAGTTGGTTGTTGGGTAGAACAAATTGTTGACCCTACAATGGAATCAAGTTATGATGTTGAGAAAATGGAGACTTTGGCAAATGTTGCTTTGGATTGCGTAGGAGAAGATAAAGATGTTAGACCCACCATGAGTCAAGTTGTTGAGAGACTTCTAAGTCATGACTCATGA